A window of Rhodococcus sp. SGAir0479 contains these coding sequences:
- a CDS encoding phosphoadenylyl-sulfate reductase, whose amino-acid sequence MTVDLATATQDELRALAARGAAELDGASARELLQWTEDTFGAGASEATGYRDSYIVASNMQDGVLVHLAAQVRKSSAVPVLFLDTGYHFPETIGTRDAVEQVYGVNVINAQAAASVAEQDSIEGKDLFAREPNRCCALRKVAPLKATLKNYRAWVTGIRRVEAPTRANAPLVSFDEAFGLVKINPIAAWSDDDMQAYIDEHSILVNPLVDEGYPSIGCAPCTVKPLPGADPRSGRWAGSAKTECGLHQS is encoded by the coding sequence ATGACGGTCGATCTGGCGACGGCGACCCAGGACGAGCTCCGGGCACTGGCCGCGCGGGGCGCAGCGGAGCTGGACGGCGCGTCCGCGCGGGAACTGCTGCAGTGGACGGAGGACACGTTCGGGGCCGGGGCGAGCGAAGCGACGGGGTATCGCGACAGCTACATCGTGGCGTCGAACATGCAGGACGGCGTCCTGGTTCACCTTGCCGCGCAGGTCCGCAAATCGAGTGCTGTGCCAGTGCTTTTTCTCGACACCGGCTACCACTTCCCCGAGACCATCGGCACGCGCGACGCGGTGGAGCAGGTGTACGGCGTCAACGTCATCAACGCGCAGGCCGCGGCCTCGGTGGCCGAGCAGGACTCCATCGAGGGCAAGGACCTCTTCGCCCGCGAGCCCAACCGCTGCTGCGCGCTGCGCAAGGTGGCGCCGCTCAAGGCGACGCTGAAGAACTACCGGGCGTGGGTCACCGGCATCCGCCGGGTCGAGGCCCCCACCCGGGCGAACGCTCCCCTCGTCTCGTTCGACGAGGCGTTCGGACTGGTGAAGATCAATCCCATCGCGGCCTGGTCGGACGACGACATGCAGGCGTACATCGACGAGCATTCGATCCTGGTGAACCCGCTCGTCGACGAGGGATATCCGTCCATCGGGTGCGCTCCATGCACCGTCAAACCACTCCCCGGCGCCGATCCGCGCAGCGGTCGGTGGGCCGGTTCGGCCAAGACAGAATGCGGGTTGCACCAGTCATGA
- a CDS encoding sulfate adenylyltransferase subunit 1, which translates to MSDLLRLATAGSVDDGKSTLVGRLLYDTKSVLADQIDAVTRASVDKGLSTPDLSLLVDGLRAEREQGITIDVAYRYFATPRRSFVLADTPGHVQYTRNTVSGASTAQLVILLVDARKGVISQTRKHAAVLALLGVPRLVLAVNKIDLVEDPAAVFADISAEFRSLTGSLGWDDADVHAIPVSALHGDNVAVASDKTPYYDGPTLIEHLESVPVDSDSEGRHAVGLRFPVQYVIRPRTAEFPDYRGYAGQVAAGSVVPGDEVVILPSGTRTTVARIDTYDGELDVAHAGRSVTLVLADDVDVSRGDTIAAPSHAPEPIDQFDATVCWLAEKPLRPGARLLLKHGTRTTQAIVGALVERLDEQELVSEASPETLELNEIGKISVRVAEPIVADDYTVNRHTGSFLLIDPAGGNTLAAGLVGDAIAAVELGERV; encoded by the coding sequence ATGAGCGACCTGCTACGACTCGCCACCGCGGGCAGTGTCGACGACGGCAAGTCCACCCTGGTGGGCCGGCTGCTGTACGACACCAAATCCGTTCTGGCCGACCAGATCGACGCCGTCACGCGCGCGTCGGTCGACAAGGGTCTGTCCACCCCCGACCTGTCACTGCTCGTCGACGGCCTCCGTGCCGAACGCGAGCAGGGCATCACGATCGACGTCGCGTACCGCTACTTCGCGACCCCGCGCCGTTCGTTCGTGCTCGCCGACACCCCGGGCCACGTGCAGTACACCCGCAACACCGTCTCGGGCGCCTCCACCGCCCAGCTGGTGATCCTGCTGGTCGACGCGCGCAAGGGTGTCATCTCGCAGACCCGCAAGCATGCCGCGGTGCTGGCACTGCTCGGAGTGCCGCGACTGGTGTTGGCAGTCAACAAGATCGACCTGGTCGAGGACCCGGCCGCCGTGTTCGCCGACATCTCCGCGGAGTTCCGGTCGTTGACCGGTTCACTCGGCTGGGACGACGCCGACGTCCACGCGATCCCGGTGTCGGCGCTGCACGGCGACAACGTCGCGGTCGCGTCGGACAAGACCCCGTACTACGACGGGCCGACGCTGATCGAGCACCTCGAGTCGGTGCCGGTGGACAGCGACAGTGAGGGCCGGCACGCAGTGGGGCTGCGGTTCCCGGTGCAGTACGTGATCCGTCCGCGTACCGCCGAGTTCCCCGATTACCGCGGCTATGCCGGTCAGGTCGCGGCCGGCTCGGTCGTCCCGGGCGACGAAGTGGTGATCCTGCCGTCCGGCACCCGGACGACGGTGGCCCGCATCGACACCTACGACGGCGAACTCGACGTCGCACACGCCGGCCGCAGTGTCACGCTGGTGCTCGCCGACGACGTCGACGTCTCCCGCGGTGACACCATCGCGGCGCCGTCGCACGCGCCGGAGCCGATCGACCAGTTCGACGCCACCGTGTGCTGGCTCGCCGAGAAACCGCTGCGTCCCGGCGCCCGCCTGCTGCTCAAGCACGGCACCCGCACCACGCAGGCCATCGTGGGCGCGCTCGTCGAACGCCTCGACGAGCAGGAGCTGGTGTCCGAGGCGTCGCCGGAGACGCTCGAGCTCAACGAGATCGGCAAGATCTCGGTGCGCGTCGCGGAGCCGATCGTGGCCGACGACTACACCGTCAACCGCCACACGGGCAGCTTCCTGCTGATCGACCCGGCCGGCGGCAACACGCTCGCGGCCGGTCTCGTCGGCGACGCCATCGCGGCGGTCGAACTCGGTGAGCGGGTCTGA
- the cysD gene encoding sulfate adenylyltransferase subunit CysD, with translation MTIDIVSEPRLQLDGNKFDTLDALESEAVHVFREVAGEFERPVILFSGGKDSTVLLHLAIKAFWPAPLPFALLHVDTGHNLQEVLDFRDHVVAKYNLRLHVAKVEDYLADGRLTERPDGIRNPLQTVPLLDAISENRFDAVFGGGRRDEERSRAKERIFSLRNAFGQWDPKRQRPELWNLYNGRHAPGEHVRVFPLSNFTELDIWRYIARDNVELASIYYAHQRPVYRRDGMWMTPGVWGGPAEGEELEVRSVRYRTVGDGSTTGAILSDAADNEAILAEVAASRLTERGATRGDDRVSEAAMEDRKREGYF, from the coding sequence ATGACAATCGACATCGTTTCCGAGCCGCGACTTCAGCTCGACGGCAACAAGTTCGACACGCTCGACGCCCTCGAGTCCGAGGCCGTCCACGTCTTCCGGGAGGTGGCCGGCGAGTTCGAGCGGCCCGTCATCCTGTTCTCGGGCGGCAAGGACTCGACGGTGCTGCTGCACCTGGCGATCAAGGCGTTCTGGCCCGCCCCGCTGCCGTTCGCGCTGCTGCACGTCGACACCGGCCACAACCTGCAGGAGGTGCTCGACTTCCGCGACCACGTCGTCGCGAAGTACAACCTGCGCCTGCACGTCGCCAAGGTCGAGGACTACCTCGCCGACGGCCGGCTCACCGAGCGCCCCGACGGCATCCGGAACCCGCTGCAGACGGTCCCGCTGCTGGACGCGATCTCCGAGAACCGCTTCGACGCGGTCTTCGGCGGCGGCCGCCGCGACGAGGAGCGCTCCCGCGCCAAGGAGCGGATCTTCTCGCTGCGCAACGCCTTCGGTCAGTGGGATCCCAAGCGTCAGCGTCCCGAGCTGTGGAACCTGTACAACGGCCGGCACGCACCGGGTGAGCACGTGCGAGTGTTCCCGCTCAGCAACTTCACCGAGCTCGACATCTGGCGCTACATCGCCCGCGACAACGTCGAACTGGCCAGCATCTACTACGCGCACCAGCGTCCGGTCTACCGCCGGGACGGCATGTGGATGACTCCGGGCGTGTGGGGCGGCCCGGCCGAGGGCGAGGAGCTCGAGGTGCGGTCGGTGCGCTACCGCACCGTCGGCGACGGCTCCACCACCGGCGCCATCCTGTCCGACGCCGCCGACAACGAGGCCATCCTGGCCGAGGTCGCGGCGTCCCGACTGACCGAGCGCGGCGCGACCCGCGGTGACGATCGAGTTTCCGAAGCGGCCATGGAAGACCGCAAGCGAGAGGGCTACTTCTGA
- a CDS encoding sirohydrochlorin chelatase gives MTPPLIAVAHGSRDPRSARVVTAAVAAIRAHRPGLDVRLCFLDLTAPSVDQVVDAVAAEGHSAAVVVPLLLGSAFHARVDLPGILAAARRRHPQLTLTQSDVLGHDHRLVGAVRDRVVATGVGVDDGAAGVVLAAVGSSDARANERTRDLASVLAAGTHWAGATACFATAAEPSVAGAVSHLRSRGVERIVIAPWFLAPGRLTDRLGRAALDAAPDAILADTIGAHRHVAHVAIDRYDAASTAARRARLSA, from the coding sequence GTGACTCCGCCGCTGATCGCCGTCGCCCACGGCAGCCGTGATCCCCGATCCGCTCGGGTGGTCACGGCGGCCGTGGCGGCGATCCGCGCGCATCGGCCGGGGCTCGATGTCCGGCTGTGTTTTCTCGATCTGACTGCGCCGTCGGTGGATCAGGTGGTGGACGCGGTGGCCGCCGAGGGGCATTCCGCCGCGGTGGTGGTGCCGCTGCTGCTCGGCAGCGCGTTCCACGCCCGCGTGGACCTGCCCGGGATCCTGGCGGCCGCGCGCAGGCGACATCCGCAGTTGACGCTCACCCAATCGGACGTCCTGGGACACGACCACCGCCTGGTCGGCGCCGTCCGGGACCGCGTCGTCGCGACCGGTGTCGGTGTCGACGACGGTGCGGCCGGTGTCGTGCTTGCCGCCGTGGGGTCGTCCGACGCCCGCGCGAACGAGCGCACCCGGGATCTCGCGTCGGTCCTCGCCGCGGGCACCCACTGGGCCGGCGCGACGGCCTGCTTCGCGACCGCGGCCGAGCCGTCGGTGGCGGGAGCCGTCTCACACCTGCGCTCGCGAGGGGTCGAGCGCATCGTGATCGCCCCGTGGTTCCTCGCTCCCGGACGCCTGACCGACCGGCTCGGCAGGGCGGCGCTCGACGCGGCTCCCGACGCTATCCTCGCCGACACCATCGGGGCGCACCGACACGTCGCCCACGTCGCAATCGATCGGTACGACGCCGCGTCGACGGCAGCGCGCCGAGCGCGACTGTCGGCCTGA